Genomic DNA from Setaria italica strain Yugu1 chromosome V, Setaria_italica_v2.0, whole genome shotgun sequence:
CATGGATTCGTGCCCCAACGGTTTCTTGGTTCGATGTGTTCGTGGGAGAGCTATGATGTTACATGGGAAAAATCGGCATAGGTTCGGGCTTGTATTTTGATGAATCATGATGTCAGGATCTTTGGCATGCTCGTTTTGGTTAAGAGTCATGACGGTTCAGATGTGTCATGGTAGGCCTTCATTCTTTTGTGATGCTATGTTTCTGCCGTATGAAGCGCTCGATATGCAGTGAACTTCGGCGGAGTTATCGATGGCCGGGGATGTTGGTGAAGTAGGCGATGTCGCATAGCCGGTGATGTTGCCGTTAGTGTTCGGATGCATTGACCAtgtactccctctattccaaacacaacttaaaaaaaataatttaaattaaaacgatctataatttgaaatggaggaagtagatGAATCAGGTCTTCTATTCCAAATAcaactaaaaaattaaaacgatctataatttgaaatggagggagtagatgaaTCAGGTCTTCTATTCCAAATACAacctaaaaaattaaaacgatgAAATGAAGGAAGTAGATGAATCAGGTCTTGCTCTTTAGACATGGCGGCACTCTTCCTCGAAGCTCATGGTGAGCGGATTGGAGATAGGCTCGTCGACACACGGATGATGGCTTTGATGCCATTTGTCACAAATTTATCTACTTGATTCAACCGTTCAACACGGTAACATCTCGCAagctagggggtgtttgggaataccgtgctaaactttagcacctgtcacatcggatgtttgatactaattaggagtattaaacataatctaattacaaaactaattgcacagatggagtctaattcgcgagacgaatctattaagcctaattagtccatgatttgacaatgtggtgctaagtaaccatttgctaatgatgggttaattagccttaatagattcgtatcgcgaattagactccatctgtgcaattagttttgtaattagctgatgtttaattcttctaattagcatccgaatatacgatgtgaccctgctaaagtttagcacctcgtatccaaacaccccttaagcaAGGTTATAGAAGGGTCCAGCTGGACGTAAGGAACTGGGTAGGTGGCTTGCGGAAGCAGTTAAAAATGATTCAAAAAATGTGTGTACTAtctctaacttaaaaaaaaagtgtatcCTACCTTTAATACCTTGTGTTTAGgaagacaaaaagaaaaaaaactctatCAGCTCTCCAAAAATTTCCCCAATCACGATGTCGAAACACAACCTGTCACCGCGCATATTTTCATCAGCAGCACCCTCCTCCAATCGACCCCTTCCCGCGCGCGCGACCAGCCTCCTCCCCCAATCGGACCCTTCCCGCGCGCGCGAGCAGCCGGATTTGGAGGTCGCCAGGGAGCAGGACGTCATGATGAGGCAGGCCGCGGCCTACGCGCACGCCGTGCCCGggagcagcgccggcgccaCGGTCGCCGTCGTGCCGCCCGACGCGGTGCCGTACGAGGGCGGTTTCCtcttccagcagcagcagcaaccgccgccgtcgcaggcGCTCACGTACCAGATGGAGCAAtccccgccgccatcgtcgtcggGCCAGTCGCATCCTGAAGTGTCGCGCCAGCAGAATACGGATGGAAGCGACgagggcagcggtggcggcggcgtgccgccGGCTTGATCTGACTGCCGGTCGCCGGCACGCCCGCCACTGATTTGTCCTTTCTTTAGCCTTTTGTGTTTTCTTTGGTGTTCCTTGTTCgtcatgattttctttttcccgTCTGCTTCATCATCGGCGTCAGCATCGATACAGGATCCGTGCCTCCCGAAGAGTAGTAGCAGCTTGTGGTGATTTTAATGTTTGCTCAGTATTTGATTTTATCTCAGAATATATCTGTTCCTTTGTTCCCAGAAGGTAACCAACACAATTTCTTGCTGTAATATGGTGTTGACGTGGATTGGAAGCGTCTTGCGGTGATTTTAATGTTTGCTCCGTGCGCCTGAAAATTCCTCCGTgcgcgcgggggccggcggcgtgaGCTCCTGGCGGCGGCACTGGTGATCGCGAGGGGGAGGTGCGTGAGGAGCACGTGAGCAGCCCAACTAATAGGTCCAATTACAGTGATGTTAGTTGTTTGAAATATTAGAGATTAGTTATTAGTGATCTGCTgtgagctgatatgtttttgggagAAACAATTTTAGAAGAACTTTTTAAGAAACTCTTTGTGTTGCTCTAAGCCACACAACTTTAAAACTCGTTAGGCTCATCTATCATAACCATTGCAGCCTATCAATCTTCATTTCCTTACACTTGATTCAACAACATATAAATTCTATGTCAACTTTTCGAATAGGCAAACTTAACATTGTACGGAGGAGATCAGATATTTATTTTTGACTTGCTCCCCCACCTCACCAAGATTTTTCCACATGTCAGACACGCTTCAATATTTTCTTATAACTGATTGATGGGGGCTCTCATGTGGCTTGTGGAAGCAGTTAATCCACGCAACTTTGAAACCCGTTAGGCTCATCTATCACAACTATTGCGGCCTATCAATGTACTTCCACGAATATTATTTAACATTTCCTTACACTTGATTCAACAACACATAAGTTCTGTGTCAACTTTTCGAATAGGCAAACTTAATATTGCATGGAGATCAGATATTTATTTTTGACTTGCTCCCTCACCTTACCAAGATTTTTCCACATGTCATACACGCTTCAACATTTTCTTATAACTGATTCAACAATCTGCAAACCTGATACAACATTTTGAATAGGCTAATTCAAGATGTCATGAGGGTCAGATATTTATTTGTAGTTAGCTTGGGAGATGAGGTATTTATGTATGGTTGGATTACCCCACCTTATCTTAGCTATACATATACTATAGCACGGATCTCAAACACCAAGCCATGTAACAAAAAAACTTGTGGAACTTATAtaggttcaaaaaaaaattatattttttattttacaaatttgcaaaaataaataggCGATCCAAAAAATTGCAGAAATGAACCCTCGCCGTTGGATCAAACGGCGGTAGCGTGTTCAAATGGCGGTTGGAGCGGTGGACCTAGCTACCCCCATTTGAAATATCGGTAGCCGGTTACCGCCGATTGAAAGGGTGGTAGCCTACCGCCCTTTCAATCGGCGGTAGCTAGGCACTCCCCTTCAACCGCCGGTTGCGTTGTGTGGATCCAGATATAGCTGGTTCAAACAGCTATAACTTGGTTTTTTTATGTTCTTGTGCAATTTTTTCTCTGagttaaaaaaatatcaagTTACATTGGAAGTACTAAATAGTCGGATATATCACTATTGGTTGCAATATGAAACTTcctaatttgagagaggtagagcgcttcgaggaaataattgaaaatgaattaactcccagccattagatacatagctgtttCCAGCAAAATTACAACAGATAGAAACAaaattcgtgcacaacataCGAACACCAACAACTCTAGAgtgaacaattaattatagattgcagtggcatgtgcggcacgaatgctatcctaaacatgtgccattgctaaacctaacatgcattaggtaattgaaatagtcGGGGATAAAGCCatctctactttctagtagaactAGCTTTGCGAGAGCTGGGAGGGCCTAGCCTcatagtagccagcaccccCAGAGAAGGTGGAGACGGGGGgcgatccttgttgtggtggtaggggcacttgcaccatggatcatTACAAATCAAGTCACCTGCGATGTTAACCGcccaaggatttgcatcaacttcaGATTGAAGATCCTCGACTTGCACTTAAGGTAGTAGATGTACTCTTGGGTTGGCTCAGGAAGTGGAGGATCGATCCACTTCGCATAGTGACAGTTTTCTTCATCGAGATAAGACTGAACATGATGTTAATCTGTAGCACGAAAAGCTTAGGAAGAGTAAGGAAGTAATAACTTGACTCACCAAGAAATACGGGCATCGAAAGAAATGCCGGCTTCATCTGGACGACACAAGCCACGCCATGGTGACACATTGGTCACGCATCATGGCAGTCGTCATAAGGCATAATGGAGTTTAAAGGGGCGTAGTTAGCCCCATCATACAGAAGGAAGTCGTCGAGGGGTGCCTCATACTccgttgggccaaaagaacctgGCCAAGTGATGGTGGTAATAGGAGCATCCTGAAGctatggcggatccacttcggatttgcatgattaaacatgattaagccgcctgatatgcgacactcatgccttaaccaagtaaacacgaagcgtcgtcggatttcatccgatttaaccacttgaacaggaccgaatagcaaacccacatgaaggtgagcggtttcagagaatacaacaagtccactgagttaacaaattaaccatttggtttggccataaaacaacatcagagtttacaaggttcagaagaaaaaagacagaaggtaaaacaactagcggaagctaactcgtcggggtcggacatccctggtgaggccaaccgggacgtcagcgatccctctcctcgccgtccgaggagggatcccactcaaccgtccaacccggagggagttggggcggccaagtgccaacagaggagggcttagaggcagcaacttcacctgaaaaagaagagccacaacaaggctgagctactaagctcaacaagacttaaccgacagggagtacgctactccactacttctagacatgcaaggccttttggctgggggggggggttgtttgccaaaagcgctaggtgtatccctactttcaagttttagctctggttctgagttcattatccggtctaagtttgcaacctattctaagcaaccatagaaccaaccaaaaggtatatatatcatcatcaagatcatgtcatcatcagattcctttattactcagggtgacatagcgatcaagcaatctcaaactgtgagaggcagacgaattgattcgagtttcttaaccatgcatggcgaatctaatctcacgacatccgcgcaccacaagggtcgcttcctgtgtcggccgtccccatcaattcccaggcgcgtgtcaggtccaaacttcccttggcatgcaatgctccacagtccctgtctctaccgtactgtgaccgcacttgcacccacatgatgcaccatgggaacctcgttccagggacagcaggggtataagccacgccctagttcaatcaggtactaggcttccccatcccatactaggtatgagattagtactttcaaacacttgatcacgaacaccaccactgtcgggccttagcaagtttcatagacagacagggcgatcagccgaccaccaaaaagttacccaacaccttgccccgtccatcgtccttatagttgcaacagaagaggaaataaccaactcctacaactcgcgagtgacagggaatcactcggcttttaccgtttcctagttgagcaaggcatctactcggtccaacagctagtgttcagatcaagggagctaagttatgcatctatggttccaaacaactcctatacgtaaatgcaaaagcatgttaaagaaggcatgtgcaagtttggtaaaacacaggggattcatgcatccggggcctGCCTTCGAAcagggaggagggaagctgctcttctgcttgggcgacttcggcttctggaggcaggagctcggctacaccttcgtcttctggcgccggatgcagctcgtagaagccgtcggcgagacgcagctctacacgaatgcaatgcattggttagcatttggacggttatttcaatagcaacacttgcaagtttgagcccagaaacttgcggcaagttacaggagggtgggggttcgcttgagttggtggagatcaagatataagggtcggatgggaaggaacttatgatctgacccttaatctagaggaatagatgtgctaggggtcctcagacttaatgctgaaaagtccccaagttttacacatacaccctcggttcaaggaaaaagatacagctgatccctcgggcgaggcggagaaaggtcgacggaacagacagggtcaggcgagacggaaccggggtcgggcggataggaggggtcggacgaggcgaacaaagggtcggtagctcaccttcgtcttacagatgaggcttgaggtcgggaaagaacaggcttgggcggaaagactaaggtttaggacagcggcgaggatgtccggtggtactccggcggcggcggtgcttcttgtggaccacaagcaagctcttgtgcagcacggggagcagtggctggtggattggggaaggtggtgtttgagcggagaggagagttcctcagacttaggcggtggcgccgtgagcacgaacagggagcaagcgggagggcagcgatggcgaagggaaacTCCGACGGGGCTTCgacattcccttttatagctgcgcggaagagagaacgGGAGGGAGAGCgcggcacgaaggccggggaagaagcgatggagtgcgctgacggggcggcgattgagcgacgagggcggtggagcaggacttcggggatgacaccggcggtcattgggcaccgatgacagggcggcgcaggcacgggtttgccagtggttgagatttggcggaggcgggcgttgttgcgcggtggatctgatggaagtgactgggaaaatggcgctagaaacgagggcgcacaggtgagaagacaggcggttGTGGTCGTGTGGgcaagcgcggagcaacagattgtcggggcggagctctgacaggACGGGGAAAGGGgttgtcgctgccgtggtctgggttggcggagaaggaatcgtcgcgtagcgaggaccggggcagcacgactgtggaggggcgacggaaaagacgggcggcattgGGCTCTACAGCCAGGATCtagcgatgtgatgatgggcgcgggcggcgaggtgctgcagaaagggtagcagaggagcttccgctgcgattgtggaagggggcgcgagaatccatccggtcgtggccggtgacgaggcggagcggcgggcgtcggaggagttgagccacgcggctagggaactctgaagcgggcatgcaactcgagtgcgcctgtcgcgggagatctgggagaaagatcttgtgggtccaccggtcagtctcggtggtccacggctcagattgaagggaggtgttgtgGGAGAACTTAGAAAGATCCagcggtgggttgggggtcggcggggtcggagctgggggaaaatggcgaggggtcggatcacagggggtcgggaccgagctggaggttgagcacttagacttggtaaactgagacaggggatcagggactaggattaagattaacgcgaaggattttaaccgaggtcgttacagaAGCGTCCCCACaaaagtagagactaaatgtgatgcaaatatcagtcccaagAGGCTGATAAcccatttattcgacagataattcagttaccgtacaactcccgagggagtgggcgtgaaagtcacgtagcgataagaagtaaataaataaccacggctaaccaagcgactgccaaaagatagcacacgggactacacggcagcagaaacatcttggaaaggccaacaccacaggcagcgttgggtgcggacacaacctcctactcaaactcctcggcgatgaagtccaggtcttcctctgtagcaacgaagcaagggtgagcacaaacatactcaacaagtccaaccccatccacggagggggatataAACAATtgtatgcacaggatataacaaggataggctagggttcatttgcaataaagctagattttcaacacatgcacgggCTTGTTTTTAAAAGAGTTTTTGTAGAGCTTTTCTTTAGTGACTGAAACGTtcagtggggttgatcctacacaaaggatccaaattttattgctatcggactccccgtccgccatagctcacggcacaactgtcggacatttccaaaatccaacacacacacacacacacacacacacacacacacacctgtAATCATCCattcccaagtgctagttatgtgaccaagccataactcgtccaatgccatggacacggctacccggataggtttttaactgtgcagaggttgtacactttttccacaagtagggtaccgcagcacgatcaccttagtgccggtgcggatcctaacaaagctattacccaccttagctaagacggACTAGTCCAcatggaagcacccaaggggttaacaattcatccatgagaccgtaaccgggacctaagtcaccaagaccttactccttttccatgggctcccgttgctcaccagcacacctgaagactaacagttcagctagtgggatttatgctaagccgttgcccatacaacggtcgagtggttgcacgatggttgaattaggcaagatgacacatcaactcggtccttaaccatgacaagatggatatctcccaactttgctcaaccactaaggtacgagcaccaCATCctagcatttcacacaagaaacacccatccatctcatctacacattccttgcctttgaacccggaaacccattttcccatTTGAACACACACACGCATTCATTCTCCAAAcaaaccattgtaataatgattgaagttgtgtaacaaattcctaagcattctagcagtagttatcatctaaacaaagcaagtcatatttagagataaacataggGCATCAAGGAATGATtgtaacaatcaaggggtggctatccaaccatgtcttgcaataaatcaatatgcattttataaaacaggccgaTAGGTTGTGTTTGCAAAACTAGGTactaagtatgcatcaaagggtgagattggacttgccgtcttcaaagccttccaggagttccggctcgtgctgctggtcctcgggctcgggctcgcggtcaaactcctcctcgggctcctcctcgggtactccgcgatctacggcacacacaaataggcacacaaataaataaaagaaaatcgatttttacccgttgagctccgaacagaaaacacgaatggaaaataggtagaaagagtATTTTtcggaaatttggatatggatcggcggaagtataccggaggatgccgtggtcgaatttgggattaattggaggaagtttggcgtatgaaatgatgagttaaacatggattagtgcttaaaaaggaggtttaggactgatttgcggggaaccagggacctatctgtaattatttctggaggtggaggggcttatgtgcGAAGAGGGTTATGAGGGTGGTGGAAGGACTGATTTGTAAATAGGAAGAAAGAGGGGGTCGGATCGAAAATCTGGGGCATTCTTatcttcttctccaggaacttggagagggagagagagatagagggtggccggcggcgagccgagggCCCGGGACggcagaggaaggggagggggctccattttgccccttaccttgggaGGTTGGAGATGggaaggggcggccggtggtggctcgggtggcggcggcgcacggcggcggcggtgcttggcgAGGGAGGGGTGGTGTTGGTGGATGGAGGATGGGGAGAGCCGGGGCGTTgaggccttttataggccggcgaggggggACGGCCGGGGTGAGatggggccggcggtggccgtggGTGCCGGCGGTGGGGGACGGGGCCGGCAGGGTGCGGCGGGCGACACGGCACcggtggcgtgcggcggcgcggagcggaGCGCGAGGCGGGGCTGGGCCAGCGGCGGCGTAGGGGCCTGGCACGGCCGGCCGCCAGGAGGACGTGCGCGCAGCGGCCCGAGAGGAGGGGCCAGCTGGGGTCCGACcggaggagtggcgccaggaaccaggaagaagaaaggaagaggagagagaaggaggaaggaggaagaagaaagaagaagaagggaaggagaaaatgaaaaagaaaaagggagggggaaaagagaaaagaaataggggagaccggcggcgattgcggcacgcggtcggagcacgcgcgcggcggtctgacgacggcacgcggcgacaGTTACGGGCACGAATAAAATGATGgttgtcggcttgggtgccaggacggcgaaatcgccgggaaggttTTAgaattccgggagctcagcggtaaaaagattttgaaaatgatttttaacgggtgatttaggttggtgattttgcggatgttacacatcccctcctcttcccctcctcccacgaccTCTTCCTCTTGCGGATGTCATTGTTCTTGCTCCTGCTTAGTGGTGTAGAAGGATACGGGAGAGGGAGGTCCAATATAAGGAATGTTGAGATGGAGATGCACTGTACCCCCATGTGCTCAGTACCCCGTCATGATCAATCATCTTGAAAAAGGCTAGATGTAGGCTTTGCAGCTGCAGGGACGTACGGCTCAGTGTTGAGTCCCATCTGCCTGAGAAGGCTCACGTTTAGGGTCCTTGCAGTCTATAGTGTAGGCTTTTCCAGTGACGTTTCACATCAACAATGGTTTAGCACTATTTGAGTACTGTATTGGCAGCAGAGTAGTATAATGGGAGTAGTGTGGAATCTGAGGTACTCGAAGCATGGAGATTAAATGTTATCACAGTACAAACAATAGTACAATGGCATCTGAGACGCCCAACATGACAAACCTAAAGAGCACCTTCCCTAGGAACCAGGAACTAATGTTCTACTGGGTGAACCGGGGAAGTTTCTCCTTCCTCGTGGTTTTGAAGGAACATTCTACCTCctgcttcttcatcttcttctatcgctcttcttcctggaggagtTACGGCTGACGAGCTTTAAATTCTTCCTCCTGCCATTTTAGTGCTGCCTCTCAAGCACCTAACTGGTCGCGCCGCCTCTGTAGTTCATCCTCCTTGCCCTTCAAACGGATTTGTTATTGGTGGATGCGTCACTCTTGCTCGAGCCGAGCAGCACGTGCCGCGTCTCGAGCTGCTTCAAGCCTTCCATAGTATTGGGCTTTGGTCTGTAGCACCACTGGGATTacagcacctcccctaaagGTCTAGTGTTGATCCATTCCATAAATGTGCATGCCTGCATGTTCATTCCTAATTAGTTCAAGGTACTGGTACGTAGAAAACATTTTTGAAATGTTTATGAGCGGACTGACCTTGAAATCATCGTCAATGTCGGGACACTTGAAGTACCTACACCCCTTCTTACCCCTAGATACTTGATCCTCCCATACTTGCAACCACACACGGAAGCCGCTGTGGCGTTTGGGGCGATTATTCCATGGTGAAATCCCATTTTGCTCATCCCACCACGACAACATTTCCTAGAGGGAGACGCAACCTCACTACAAACGTTGGATTCGGGTTGGAAAGTGTTAGTAGTGCATTTGAACGTTGCTTGAACATCTCATATATAGAACGCTACtgacatggtccatggaccatgtccataatggcaaaaggaaaaggacatGCATGGACATCATAGTCTGCACCGGCCTACCTATCAAAGTCTATGCACCGGCCTACATAATGTAGTCTGCAAAGGAGCACACATCATAGTCTACAACATTGTACACATCATAATCTGCACTGGCCTACAAAAGATAAAGGAGGCCATATGGCCTAAATGCGTCATCGCTTGTGACGCACAGCACCATGACCACGTCTCGCGgcccgctgcgctgctctggCCTGCAACCGGTTGTACGTAAAGGGCTCCGGAGGGGCAACCTCGTGAGTCGGACATCCTGGTGCGTCTGCAGCTAGTGTTGCGAACTCCTAGGTGTAGCCTTGTGTCGGAGGCACTGGCGCGTCACCCAACTGCGAAGAACCTATCTCCTCGGCGTCATAGCTGAAAAAGGAGCCCACCCATGCCGAACTCGTCCTCTATCCTCTACGGACTCCTCATCGGTCCCTCCGCGGCCTGTGTACACTGTTATCGAACCAAGAAGTGTTATTGTCAATTTCATTCCATATTTGTAATGGAATAGAATGTGGGGCCGTTCGGTTGTGCTGGCTGTTGCTGTTAAGCAGCACAGCTGATCAGCCGGCCATGCAGCTGCTACAGCAGCGCATAAGCTAGGCAGTGGCGCATCAGCTAGGCAGCAGCGGCTGCAGGCAGCTACTTTTGTACCCAGCGATCAAGTCAAGTTTTGGAAACAAGGCCGGGAGCCAGAAACTCTGATCCTGTGAAGAACTGAACAAGTGACGCACCAATAAAATTTTTTCTTATATTTGTCTTTCAGTTTTTTCCCTTCAGTCCAAGTCCAATTTTGTATTTTGATCTTGAATACGAACACTGCCGTGAAGAACGTCGAAGCACATTATACAACCTCCGTGAAAGCACCACATTCTCATGATTAGCAAGTACATTCTCGCAAACAAAAAACAAGTGTATCAGAAAACAGAGTCATGCATAACAACACAACCACTATGTTTCATGTTCCCACTGCAGGATGATAATGATATATTGATAAAAGTGTCGAGTAACAAATTGCGAACTCTTTTAGGTCCCAATAACTTTCAACCTTCAAAGAGGTTTCAACCACAACACTAGAAATGAGTTCAATAACCCTATCATGTCTATTTACACACATGTATGGGGCCCTGAATCATATCATAGTATCAATCCGTGAGCAGGTTCCGGCTTTTTAGGAGCATCGGCGGGTGGAGACACCTTGCTGGGCTCCTCATTGATAACAGCAGGGACAGTCGCCACAGTGGAGATGGGGATATCTTCAGGGGTTTCAGACACATGTATCTTTGCAAATTCACCATCCACTTCCCTATGTGTTGTTGGGCCTTCTGGGATGTCTGGTTGTGCTGCAGACCCACCCTCAACATTCTTGTGCTCCTGCTCAGCTGCTATTTTCTCCTTAGCCTTTGCACCAACATCGTTGGCTGCACTGGTCACCTTGCTGAAGGCACCAGTTACCCATGCTGCCCCGGTGAGGACATATCTGTTCTTCATGATGGCGGATCCAACAGTCGAGACGCTCTGTTCAGCAGCTGCCAGTGCTGACTTTGTCTTCTCAGAGACTTGGTACTTCTGATCCATTTCCTTCACTTTATCATTGACAGCTGAAGTACCAACACTGATCTTCTCACTTAGACCAAATCTCTTGTCGAAGGAAGATGCTCTAGCAGTAGCAGTTGATGTAAGCTGATGCTTCTCATCTAGAGCTTTTGCTTTGTCCAGTGCATCCCTACCAAGGATAAATCCTTTCGCCAGCATGGTCCCAACAATGTCCTCGGCCTTTTGGAGGGCAGAAGGTTTTGTGTCTTTGGGCTGGGGGTGAAAAGCAATGTTATGAACCTGCACAACAACTATATCATGCACGTGCAGTAAATAGTATGGCTCCAGTTATACCTCTAGATCAGCTAAAACATAAGCTGCTAGCTCATAATCAGTGGCAGGCGTGACAATGACAGCCATGTCAACTATCGTGGCCCCCTGCAACAGCAATAAAAGTTCACATTAGAATATGCTACAATTTAAGTGGTATATATTTGTAAACTATTTTTTCATTGCCATCCCAAGACATCTTGGTTTTCAAGCTAGAGCTAGAGGTCACGGTACAAACAATGTTGCAAAGTCAGTTGGAACTGGATTATATAAAAGGCAAAATTGAATGAGCAAACAAAGGTCACTTTAAACAATCATTGAAAGAGCAAGTACAAATATTTTTTGATTGGGGCTTCAGAATATAATTGCAACAAATTACAGTACATAACCACATTGATAATATTCAGATGACTAACCTATTAAAATAAGATCACAAATGCATACCATATTTCATGATAATGTCACCAGTGAATCATTAATTCATCTAAAAGACACATTTTTTTCAGCtccttcagaaaaaagaaataccGTAACAAGTATTGTCGT
This window encodes:
- the LOC101753533 gene encoding binding partner of ACD11 1, producing the protein MFSTVKVSNVSLKAVQRDIKEFFSFSGDIVHVEMQSGDELSQVAYITFKDNQGAETTILVTGATIVDMAVIVTPATDYELAAYVLADLEPKDTKPSALQKAEDIVGTMLAKGFILGRDALDKAKALDEKHQLTSTATARASSFDKRFGLSEKISVGTSAVNDKVKEMDQKYQVSEKTKSALAAAEQSVSTVGSAIMKNRYVLTGAAWVTGAFSKVTSAANDVGAKAKEKIAAEQEHKNVEGGSAAQPDIPEGPTTHREVDGEFAKIHVSETPEDIPISTVATVPAVINEEPSKVSPPADAPKKPEPAHGLIL